One segment of Brassica napus cultivar Da-Ae chromosome C3, Da-Ae, whole genome shotgun sequence DNA contains the following:
- the LOC125583652 gene encoding uncharacterized protein LOC125583652, whose amino-acid sequence MVVSRRFAQVSSDEEDDVPARRAKVRNSRSPEEATEGKRRKRKTVKLYEDFEDDVEEEEEEEEEERPEDANPVGESVKVTGKGKGRRTHFEQFEYDGNRYKLEDPVLLVPEDKSQKPYVAIIKDITQTKDGSMMILGQWFYRPEEAEKKGGGNWQSSDTRELFYSFHRDEVPAESVMHRCVVYFVPAHKQLPKRKVNPGFIVRKVYDTVEKKLWKLTDKDYEDTKQHEIDLLVEKSMARLGDLPDLEPEEVHADLENLLKTKRSFRKVSLAPVDVKKEEDAYLKPETPGSAAISSEYHSVLQKFDSLTGDAHRDKWLSKLLEAVQNICYTAENKQDGDEAKVADNGSHKNMSKDESFLWPDAAVPPVCALELALHASLASDYVKYNQKMRTLVFNLKNTALLARRLLNGELEPAKILNMSPTELKEGLTAEETEKKEPDDAERMQMTDARCPRCSEIKVGLRDIIQAGHGDRYELECIACGHSWYASRDEVSTLTIDTAKPAKGKESEVVDKNLTSPREGEKKATEESLKIINVSSANNNPVATKKPE is encoded by the exons ATGGTGGTGTCTCGGCGATTTGCTCAAGTCTCGAGCGACGAAGAAGACGATGTCCCTGCGAGGAGGGCCAAGGTACGGAACTCGAGGAGCCCTGAGGAAGCAACGGAGGGGAAGCGGAGGAAGCGTAAGACGGTGAAGCTTTACGAAGATTTCGAAGACGAtgtggaagaggaggaagaagaagaagaagaagagaggccCGAAGACGCGAATCCGGTTGGTGAATCGGTTAAGGTTACGGGTAAAGGCAAAGGGCGAAGAACCCACTTCGAGCAATTCGAGTATGACGGCAACAGATACAAACTG GAGGACCCGGTGCTGTTGGTTCCAGAAGACAAAAGTCAAAAGCCATATGTTGCCATTATCAAG GATATCACCCAAACAAAAGATGGAAGCATGATGATTCTGGGACAGTGGTTTTACCGTCCAGAAGAAGCAGAGAAAAAGGGTGGCGGAAACTGGCAATCAAGTGACACACGAGAACTCTTCTACAGTTTCCATCGTGATGAGGTGCCAGCAGAATCCGTTATGCACAGATGCGTGGTCTATTTCGTTCCAGCCCACAAGCAACTTCCCAAACGCAAAGTCAACCCTGGTTTCATCGTACGGAAGGTGTATGATACCGTTGAGAAGAAGCTCTGGAAGCTGACTGATAAGGACTATGAAGACACAAAGCAGCATGAGATCGACCTCCTCGTCGAAAAGTCGATGGCCCGACTGGGCGATCTTCCTGACCTTGAACCTGAGGAAGTCCATGCTGATCTGGAGAATCTGTTGAAGACTAAAAGATCTTTCCGGAAAGTGAGCTTGGCTCCTGTTGATGTCAAAAAGGAGGAAGATGCATATTTAAAGCCTGAGACACCTGGAAGCGCTGCTATTTCATCAGAGTATCATTCTGTCTTACAGAAGTTTGATTCGCTGACTGGTGATGCTCATCGCGACAAGTGGTTGTCGAAACTTCTGGAAGCTGTTCAGAACATATGCTATACCGCTGAGAACAAACAAGATGGCGATGAAGCAAAGGTGGCTGATAATGGATCTCACAAAAATATGTCAAAG GATGAGAGTTTCCTCTGGCCAGATGCTGCTGTTCCTCCGGTGTGTGCTCTTGAGCTGGCCTTACATGCTTCTCTTGCATCGGATTATGTTAAGTATAATCAGAAGATGAGAACATTGGTTTTCAATCTAAAG AACACTGCTCTGCTGGCTAGACGATTACTCAATGGCGAGTTAGAACCTGCAAAGATTTTGAACATGTCACCCACCGAGCTAAAG GAGGGTCTAACTGCTGAGGAAACAGAGAAGAAGGAGCCTGATGATGCGGAACGAATGCAG ATGACTGATGCAAGATGCCCGAGATGCAGTGAAATTAAAGTTGGTCTGAGGGATATCATCCAAGCTGGGCATGGAGATCGCTACGAG CTGGAGTGTATTGCATGTGGACATTCTTGGTACGCCTCGAGGGATGAGGTGTCAACTCTGACTATTGACACTGCAAAACCTGCCAAAGGAAAAGAGAGTGAGGTGGTAGATAAGAATTTGACCAGTCCTCGTGAAGGTGAGAAGAAAGCGACAGAAGAGTCCTTGAAGATTATCAATGTCTCCAGTGCTAACAACAACCCTGTAGCCACCAAGAAACCAGAGTAA
- the LOC125583650 gene encoding uncharacterized protein LOC125583650 codes for MPDEQYLKLQGIWMLLLRTISTEEEDVAWFSLNGVPIRYSMREHALISGLDCHEYPRKYLKLGSTKFVDYYFGGLKKITITDVEQKLLSMKTPCNDRLKMAVLFFLGRVIRGQAKDSGPVDPFILRIVEDLDVCRTFPWGRLTFEDAIKNIKHMMELLKGEVHPACGFPGFIIPLEILAFECIPKLGKTFRLSADTPSEDCPRMCKSRNTKSSMKGYPLKDIYAALGHTKVYVYILCSRN; via the exons ATGCCTGATGAACAATACCTGAAGCTCCAAGGAATATGGATGTTACTCTTGCGCACCATTTcgactgaagaagaagatgttgcaTGGTTTAGTCTGAATGGTGTTCCCATCCGCTATTCTATGAGGGAGCATGCCCTCATCTCGGGCTTAGACTGCCATGAGTATCCAAGGAAATATTTGAAGCTCGGGAGTACGAAGTTTGTGGATTATTACTTCGGTGGACTAAAGAAGATCACCATAACAGATGTGGAGCAGAAGCTGTTGTCTATGAAGACGCCATGCAATGATAGATTGAAGATGGCTGTCTTGTTCTTCCTTGGTCGGGTTATCAGAGGACAGGCAAAGGATTCCGGACCAGTAGACCCGTTCATCTTAAGGATCGTGGAAGATTTGGATGTTTGCAGAACATTTCCATGGGGTCGTTTGACATTTGAAGATGCAATAAAGAACATTAAGCATATGATGGAGCTTCTGAAGGGTGAAGTGCACCCGGCATGCGGCTTTCCTGGATTCATAATTCCATTAGAG ATTTTGGCTTTTGAGTGTATTCCTAAGCTGGGGAAAACATTTCGACTATCTGCAGACACACCTTCTGAAGATTGTCCTAGGATGTGCAAGAGCCGGAATACAAAGAGTAGCATGAAGGGCTATCCTTTGAAAGATATATATGCTGCACTTGGACACACAaaggtatatgtatatatactttgTAGTAGAAACTag
- the LOC106454224 gene encoding protein FAR1-RELATED SEQUENCE 4-like yields the protein MDLVLDQEFRTKEEAQTHIQAASHVKCFEYEVIKSDTKRYVIKCRGAKEGCKWFVRVAKLTNSDLWSVRSYIKQHRCSVVTTRTLPNRRRGTQQIVASILAQDYPGSFDTPRPNALIDLVHQRVAVEVSYTTAYRGRRLAANKVRGTPEESYSLLYCYMHMLEQVNPDTITRVVVDEGKKFKYLFWALGASIEGFRAMRKVLVVDATHLKTVYGGVLFVATAQDPNHHHYPIAFGVADGEKYESWLWFMEQLKSVISDLPGLVFLSDRNKGLIKAVHQVFPQAAHGYCIWHLSQNVKGYVRNNRETCAFKFMECAHAYTEAEFLVLYDAFGRKYPSAAEYLDRSCEQKKWARCYFEGVRYNVDTTNSAESFNGVIKDARKFTLLPMFDFIIGKIAEWFNKHRKEAAEMPPALKLVPIVEEEMTKRCVDAGFLRVDELNSFHLEYSVHGSDGKRYTVDMAMNTCTCGQFDKDKYPCVHAVAAATFMTEKAGKELHLSEYCSKYYLVEQWALAYHRTIYHVPHMSDWVIPEEIRAKKVLPPEFEVKKGKPQQTRKPSAGEARGRGKRGRGSGRGRATSTDTGRARGRGMAAYFECGSGSGSGV from the coding sequence ATGGATTTGGTTTTAGATCAAGAATTTAGAACCAAGGAGGAAGCGCAAACTCATATTCAGGCGGCGTCACATGTGAAGTGTTTTGAGTATGAGGTAATTAAGTCGGATACTAAGAGATATGTGATAAAATGCCGAGGAGCCAAAGAAGGCTGCAAGTGGTTTGTGCGTGTTGCAAAGTTAACGAATTCAGATCTTTGGTCAGTTAGAAGTTACATCAAGCAGCATAGATGTTCTGTTGTTACCACAAGAACACTGCCTAATAGAAGGAGAGGCACACAACAAATCGTTGCATCTATCCTGGCCCAAGATTATCCTGGAAGTTTTGACACACCACGTCCCAATGCTCTGATCGATTTGGTTCATCAGAGAGTTGCTGTGGAAGTATCATACACAACGGCAtatagaggaagaagactagctGCTAATAAAGTGCGCGGAACTCCTGAAGAgagttattctttattatattgttatatGCACATGCTGGAGCAGGTGAATCCTGACACAATAACTCGTGTGGTTGTGGATGAGGGCAAAAAATTTAAGTATCTGTTTTGGGCTTTGGGAGCTAGCATAGAAGGATTCCGCGCGATGAGAAAAGTCCTTGTTGTGGATGCAACACACCTGAAGACTGTTTATGGTGGAGTGTTATTTGTTGCGACTGCTCAGGATCCCAATCATCACCACTACCCAATTGCGTTTGGTGTTGCTGATGGTGAGAAATATGAGAGTTGGCTATGGTTTATGGAACagttgaaatcagtgatatcGGATCTCCCTGGATTGGTGTTTCTTTCGGACAGAAACAAAGGCTTGATCAAGGCAGTACATCAAGTGTTCCCTCAGGCCGCTCATGGTTATTGTATATGGCATCTGTCTCAAAATGTTAAAGGCTACGTCCGTAACAACAGAGAAACATGTGCATTTAAGTTTATGGAGTGCGCACACGCTTATACAGAGGCGGAGTTCTTGGTCCTTTATGACGCTTTTGGCAGGAAATATCCTAGTGCAGCGGAGTATCTTGACAGAAGTTGTGAACAAAAGAAATGGGCTAGATGTTACTTTGAAGGAGTTAGGTACAATGTTGACACCACCAATTCAGCAGAATCTTTTAACGGTGTTATTAAGGACGCAAGAAAGTTCACCTTACTTCCAATGTTTGATTTTATCATTGGAAAAATTGCTGAATGGTTTAACAAGCACAGGAAAGAGGCAGCTGAAATGCCACCCGCACTGAAGCTTGTGCCTATAGTGGAGGAGGAAATGACTAAAAGATGTGTTGATGCAGGGTTTCTTCGGGTTGATGAGTTAAACAGCTTCCATCTCGAGTACAGTGTGCATGGTAGTGACGGGAAGCGTTATACCGTGGACATGGCTATGAACACGTGCACCTGTGGGCAATTTGATAAAGACAAATATCCATGTGTTCATGCAGTAGCTGCTGCCACATTCATGACTGAGAAAGCGGGAAAGGAACTCCATCTATCTGAGTATTGTTCTAAGTACTATTTGGTAGAGCAATGGGCTTTGGCTTATCACCGGACAATATATCATGTTCCTCATATGTCTGATTGGGTTATACCAGAAGAAATTAGAGCAAAGAAAGTACTTCCTCCagaatttgaagtcaagaaaggAAAACCACAACAAACAAGGAAACCATCAGCAGGAGAAGCGCGTGGAAGAGGAAAAAGAGGCAGAGGGAGTGGAAGAGGGAGAGCCACAAGCACAGACACAGGGAGAGCCAGAGGAAGAGGTATGGCAGCGTATTTTGAATGTGGAAGTGGTTCAGGTTCAGGTGTTTGA